A portion of the Polycladomyces subterraneus genome contains these proteins:
- the acpS gene encoding holo-ACP synthase, with protein sequence MIIGIGTDIVQLDRLRQKDRERLAQRVLTSEERQWWPEGDVRQIEYLAGRFAAKEALSKAARTGIGRILGFQDIEILSGDNGCPKVRLSEQSRRKLGWADDVQIHLTIAHERDYAVATVVVERVPNER encoded by the coding sequence GTGATTATCGGAATCGGAACGGATATCGTACAACTGGACCGTTTGCGGCAAAAAGACAGGGAACGCTTGGCGCAACGCGTGCTGACGTCGGAGGAACGTCAGTGGTGGCCAGAGGGGGATGTGCGTCAAATCGAATATTTGGCAGGGAGATTTGCGGCCAAAGAGGCATTGTCGAAAGCGGCCAGGACCGGAATCGGCCGAATACTCGGTTTTCAGGATATCGAGATCTTGAGTGGCGACAACGGTTGTCCCAAAGTGCGGCTTTCCGAGCAAAGCAGACGGAAATTGGGGTGGGCGGATGATGTACAGATTCACCTCACTATTGCACATGAACGGGATTACGCTGTCGCCACGGTGGTGGTGGAACGGGTGCCGAACGAACGATGA
- a CDS encoding ABC transporter permease, producing the protein MKAYWRLTQAQLLLFLRNKNIVIWSLVVPILMMAVLGTLIKGGNTFRLDVAVVDQDHSSASREFVRSLQSVSGVSVEMEKELNQGIAQVQRGDRQLAILIRKGFGRHLTQRAEQEPSKDIVLYLDKSNLTTAQLGTTVVKQMVDQLNKRVTGFRPVITAESVNVQSRTLGYIDFLVPGLLAMMIMNNNMNGVAGTIASWRERGILRRMQATPLSSATFIAGQITARIVLNGLQALIVLLVAYWLFGVHVYGSWWLLLALILLGTLTFMSIGFIIASLAKTPETAGPMAGLLSFPMIFVGGIFFPVRDLPDWLRHMVDAIPIGHLTHALRAVMNEGASLSALWTPVAVLTAWMIGAFAVAAWTFRWDAE; encoded by the coding sequence GTGAAGGCATATTGGCGATTGACCCAGGCGCAGTTGTTGTTGTTTTTGCGGAACAAAAACATCGTGATTTGGTCGCTGGTGGTTCCGATATTGATGATGGCGGTTTTGGGCACATTGATCAAAGGGGGAAACACATTTCGGCTGGATGTGGCGGTCGTCGATCAGGATCATTCCTCCGCTTCCCGTGAATTTGTACGGTCGTTGCAGTCGGTTTCGGGTGTTTCCGTTGAGATGGAGAAGGAACTGAATCAGGGGATCGCTCAGGTCCAACGAGGCGACCGTCAGCTGGCGATTCTGATCCGAAAAGGGTTCGGGCGACATCTCACCCAACGGGCGGAGCAAGAGCCGTCCAAGGACATTGTTCTCTATCTGGACAAAAGCAATCTGACGACCGCTCAGTTGGGCACGACGGTAGTGAAACAGATGGTCGATCAGCTGAACAAACGTGTGACTGGGTTTCGTCCCGTGATCACAGCCGAATCGGTAAATGTACAAAGCCGGACGCTGGGATATATTGATTTTCTGGTCCCCGGCTTGCTGGCGATGATGATTATGAACAACAACATGAACGGTGTAGCGGGCACGATCGCATCCTGGCGGGAAAGGGGTATCCTGCGTCGAATGCAGGCGACACCGTTGTCCAGCGCCACATTCATCGCCGGCCAGATCACGGCTCGCATCGTTCTCAACGGCCTGCAGGCGTTGATTGTGCTGTTGGTGGCCTATTGGTTGTTCGGGGTTCATGTTTACGGTTCGTGGTGGTTGCTGTTGGCATTGATTCTGCTGGGAACGCTGACGTTTATGTCCATCGGTTTTATCATCGCTTCTTTGGCCAAAACACCGGAAACGGCCGGGCCGATGGCGGGCTTGCTTTCGTTTCCCATGATCTTTGTCGGTGGCATCTTTTTCCCGGTACGGGATTTGCCCGATTGGTTGCGCCATATGGTCGACGCGATCCCGATCGGTCATTTGACGCATGCCCTGCGTGCGGTCATGAACGAAGGTGCCAGTCTGTCGGCGTTGTGGACGCCAGTAGCGGTGTTGACGGCATGGATGATCGGGGCGTTTGCCGTGGCCGCCTGGACGTTTCGTTGGGATGCTGAGTGA
- a CDS encoding class I adenylate-forming enzyme family protein, whose product MTVSVIGELLRHRARLSPDVEALVSPTKRLTYREYNGIVNKLAHYLLQLQVQKGDRIALICKNSHHFPIIYMAAAKIGAVTVPINWRLKTDGIRYILEDCTPKILFYDGEFDEVTPLLGTLPFIQQEIRLDIEDTLEELTEGYPDKEPQVDVIGEDPALIIYTSGTTGRSKGVVCTHTNLHAASIANTTTLDWRYRDRFLVVSPLFHISGMVIPVCALVRGLTMVINDQFHPIQVWDLLHAERINIMFAVPSMLNYMYESLKHQDVDAPSLRMIICGGAKVPAELIRGMYDFGYHVVQVYGATEYAGAATFWLPEYGLETCESAGKAVYLTEMKIVDPTTGEALPPGEIGEVVLRGPLTFAGYWNMEKATQEVIRNGWYHTRDAGWMDENGLLYVVDRLRDMIITSGENVFPAQVESVINQLEEVSESAVVGVAHPVWGELARAYVVRKEGSTVTEQEIITHVRRYLPDHSLHEVVFVEELPKNSMGKVMKYVLRQHANQQQPQAQ is encoded by the coding sequence ATGACTGTCAGCGTCATTGGAGAGCTGCTTCGCCACCGGGCTAGGTTGTCACCGGATGTGGAGGCTTTGGTGTCGCCGACAAAACGGTTGACGTACCGGGAATACAATGGGATCGTGAACAAGTTGGCCCATTACCTGCTCCAATTGCAGGTGCAAAAAGGGGATCGGATTGCACTCATTTGCAAAAACAGTCATCATTTTCCGATCATCTATATGGCTGCGGCTAAAATCGGCGCCGTGACGGTACCGATTAACTGGCGGCTCAAAACGGATGGAATTCGTTACATATTGGAAGACTGCACTCCCAAAATCCTGTTTTACGACGGAGAATTTGATGAAGTCACTCCTCTGTTGGGAACGCTCCCTTTCATTCAGCAGGAAATCCGCTTGGACATAGAAGACACCTTGGAAGAATTGACTGAAGGATATCCCGATAAAGAGCCGCAGGTGGATGTGATCGGAGAAGATCCCGCCCTGATCATCTATACCTCCGGAACCACCGGTCGTTCCAAAGGGGTCGTATGTACCCACACCAATCTGCACGCAGCCAGCATCGCCAACACGACCACATTGGATTGGCGGTACCGGGATCGTTTTTTGGTGGTCTCTCCCTTGTTCCACATCAGTGGCATGGTCATTCCCGTCTGTGCCCTGGTTCGTGGCTTGACGATGGTCATCAACGACCAATTCCACCCCATACAGGTTTGGGATCTCCTCCATGCTGAGAGGATCAACATCATGTTTGCCGTACCGTCGATGCTGAACTACATGTATGAGTCGTTGAAGCATCAGGATGTGGATGCGCCTTCCCTTCGCATGATTATCTGCGGCGGGGCCAAGGTGCCGGCGGAGCTGATCCGGGGGATGTACGATTTCGGGTACCATGTGGTGCAGGTGTACGGTGCGACGGAGTATGCAGGAGCCGCCACCTTTTGGCTGCCGGAATATGGTCTGGAGACATGCGAGTCAGCGGGAAAAGCTGTTTATCTGACGGAGATGAAAATCGTCGATCCCACTACGGGCGAAGCACTGCCTCCGGGTGAAATCGGAGAAGTGGTTTTAAGGGGGCCATTGACGTTCGCTGGATACTGGAATATGGAGAAAGCCACCCAAGAAGTGATTCGAAATGGTTGGTACCATACGCGGGACGCGGGCTGGATGGACGAGAACGGTTTATTGTACGTGGTCGATCGACTGCGGGATATGATCATCACCAGCGGGGAAAATGTGTTCCCGGCACAAGTGGAATCGGTCATCAATCAGTTGGAGGAAGTGTCCGAGTCTGCCGTGGTCGGCGTCGCACATCCGGTATGGGGCGAGCTTGCCCGGGCTTATGTTGTTCGGAAAGAAGGCAGCACGGTCACCGAACAGGAGATCATCACCCACGTTCGCCGGTATTTGCCCGATCACAGCCTGCATGAAGTCGTTTTTGTGGAGGAACTTCCGAAAAACAGCATGGGCAAAGTGATGAAATACGTGCTTCGTCAACATGCTAATCAACAACAACCGCAAGCGCAGTGA
- a CDS encoding ABC transporter ATP-binding protein, which yields MVEVRGLVKRYNGVAVVDGVTFNVKQGEVFGLLGPNGAGKTTTMEMIEGLRVPDEGEIWIDGMDVVRERDRVKHVIGLQLQSTALFGHMTVREMIVLYSSFYPHARPVDELLTAFDLQEKRNTWVKHLSGGQKQRLAIALAVVHDPQVLFLDEPTTGLDPGARRALWDIILRLRDERRTVFLSTHYMEEAEQLCDRVAIMDQGKVIALDTPAGLIRRLDVDSVVEFVWESELDPSSLASLGGVKEVRHSGDRSVMLLTERLPETLRDLIAWSETSGVPLSGLRTRTATLEDVFLHYTGKRLA from the coding sequence ATGGTAGAAGTGCGTGGATTGGTCAAACGGTATAACGGTGTGGCCGTTGTGGATGGAGTGACGTTCAACGTGAAGCAAGGGGAGGTCTTCGGCCTGCTGGGGCCAAACGGTGCGGGAAAAACCACGACCATGGAGATGATCGAAGGATTACGTGTACCGGACGAAGGGGAGATTTGGATCGACGGAATGGACGTGGTTCGGGAGCGGGATCGGGTGAAGCATGTGATCGGACTGCAGTTACAGTCGACCGCATTGTTCGGGCACATGACTGTACGGGAAATGATCGTGCTCTACAGCAGCTTTTACCCCCATGCGCGTCCGGTGGATGAGCTGCTGACGGCTTTTGACTTGCAAGAGAAACGGAATACCTGGGTCAAACATCTCTCAGGGGGACAAAAGCAGCGGTTGGCCATCGCACTGGCCGTGGTACATGATCCACAGGTCCTGTTTTTGGATGAGCCGACGACAGGACTGGACCCGGGAGCGCGGCGCGCGCTGTGGGATATCATTCTTCGGTTGCGGGATGAGAGACGGACGGTGTTTTTATCAACCCATTACATGGAGGAAGCGGAACAGTTGTGTGACCGTGTGGCGATCATGGATCAGGGGAAAGTCATCGCCTTGGATACTCCAGCGGGATTGATCCGTCGACTGGATGTGGACAGCGTGGTTGAATTCGTCTGGGAATCGGAGTTAGACCCTTCATCGCTCGCTTCTTTGGGTGGAGTGAAGGAGGTGCGACACTCCGGGGATCGCAGTGTGATGCTGTTGACGGAGCGTCTGCCGGAGACGTTGCGCGACTTGATCGCATGGTCCGAAACCAGCGGTGTCCCGTTATCCGGTTTGCGAACACGGACGGCAACGCTGGAAGATGTGTTTCTCCACTATACGGGAAAGAGGTTGGCGTGA